Proteins from a single region of Candidatus Saccharimonadales bacterium:
- a CDS encoding ABC transporter permease translates to MRLLVLEHIQNARQSLKSTRLRTLLTTLGVAIGVASITVILSLASGITNVVSRQVDALGGNIAVVRPGVATKEIADFSNPISQQTFSTSTITEKDIEDIKKLPGVEAAAPLMIINGSPKAGSTTVKQSTVLATTPSFLSTTSLIIRDGQFIDSVTNRDTAVIGPQLSIDLFGTDQPIGKTFSIRGQTFTIIGVLKHTNDPVNFNNVDFDKSAIISLESGKGFHQGIAQIQQINIRAKSVSDLGSVINETNNHLIKNHQGEKDFTILTGNEIAAPTSQVFIAVASVMTAIAAISLVVGGIGIMNIMLVGVAERTREIGLRKSVGASNGNIIWQFMIEALIISLLGGILGYIGGYVIAFAISTFLTFSPALTWEIAAAAFGTSLVVGLVFGIYPAIRAARKDPIESLRQYH, encoded by the coding sequence ATGCGTCTCCTCGTCCTTGAACATATTCAGAATGCCCGCCAGTCACTGAAAAGCACACGGTTACGTACCCTACTGACAACTCTTGGTGTCGCGATCGGAGTTGCCAGCATTACCGTCATCTTGTCGCTTGCCAGCGGTATTACAAACGTCGTATCACGCCAAGTTGATGCGCTGGGCGGCAATATTGCCGTTGTTCGCCCGGGGGTTGCCACAAAGGAAATAGCAGATTTTTCAAATCCAATCTCACAGCAAACGTTTAGCACCAGTACTATTACCGAAAAAGATATCGAGGATATTAAAAAACTACCCGGCGTTGAAGCCGCTGCCCCCCTTATGATTATTAACGGAAGCCCTAAAGCTGGCAGCACGACGGTTAAGCAGAGTACGGTACTCGCTACGACTCCATCCTTTCTTTCGACGACAAGTTTGATAATCCGGGACGGCCAGTTCATTGATAGCGTCACCAACCGCGACACGGCCGTTATCGGCCCCCAATTATCAATTGATCTGTTTGGTACGGACCAGCCAATCGGAAAAACCTTCAGCATTCGCGGGCAGACATTCACCATCATCGGCGTACTAAAACACACCAATGATCCAGTTAATTTCAATAATGTCGACTTCGACAAGTCCGCGATTATTAGTTTAGAAAGCGGCAAAGGATTCCACCAAGGCATTGCGCAAATCCAACAAATTAATATCCGTGCCAAATCAGTCAGCGACCTAGGTTCCGTCATCAACGAAACAAATAACCATTTAATAAAAAACCATCAAGGCGAAAAGGATTTTACGATCCTTACGGGCAATGAAATAGCTGCCCCTACCAGCCAAGTTTTTATTGCCGTTGCAAGCGTGATGACCGCTATTGCCGCCATATCCCTGGTTGTTGGCGGCATTGGAATTATGAATATTATGCTAGTTGGCGTCGCTGAACGGACGCGCGAAATCGGCCTGCGAAAATCTGTCGGCGCAAGTAATGGAAATATTATCTGGCAGTTTATGATCGAGGCATTAATTATTAGCTTACTGGGCGGTATCCTCGGATACATTGGGGGCTATGTCATTGCTTTTGCTATAAGCACGTTCCTCACCTTTAGCCCTGCACTGACTTGGGAAATAGCCGCCGCCGCGTTCGGAACATCACTAGTTGTCGGATTGGTATTTGGTATTTATCCGGCAATCCGCGCAGCACGTAAAGATCCTATTGAATCTTTACGACAATATCATTAA
- a CDS encoding ribonucleoside-diphosphate reductase subunit alpha: MSTINVVKRDGTREPFDANKINLALVAASEGLPDQISKVVQVATELQLTLFDGITSEQLDEAVIHTALQNVKDDPDFDKIAARLLLKNVYKNILGDYETDVELKKLHEQKFPEYIKQGITDGLLDTRMSTKIFDIKKLAKALDPSRDHLSKYLGVVTNKNRYALRKQSGAPIEVPQFTHMRIAMGLSFNEEDPTAAAIDFYKHMSNLNYVPGGSTRVNAGGSFPQLSNCFLIEVQDDMEAIAKGIRDVMWIAKGTGGIGISLNKLRAAGSPVKTTNTESTGPIPFMKMIDTALFAVSRKGKKAGAAALYMENWHLNFPQFLDLKQNSGDPYLRTRLANTAVFISDEFMKRVSKDQDWYLFDPAEVSDLPELYGEEFSAKYKEYVKLAEAGKMREFTKLKAREQFRQILITLQATSHPWLTWKDTINVRALNNNTSTIHLSNLCTEITLPQDKDNTAVCNLVSINLSAHLNEDKTWDWDRLAASTRSAIRQLDNLCDITNTPIPEAMHSNQQNRALGLGMMGFTDVIEKLSYSYESEEAYDLMDQLTEFISYQAIDESADMSKTRGSYPTFKGSGWSKGILPFDTLDQLAADRKVKVEINRKTRLDWEKLRAKVKKGMRNATLMAIAPTANIAHVAGTTPGIDPQFAQIFSRATLNGKFLEVNGNLVNDLKAIGLWDTVKEDVLRLQGDVQQIDVIPQHIKDVYKTSFQLSPYAFIEVAARAQKWVDQAISRNMYLETRDIDEYVDIYSTAWKKGLKTTYYLHVKPRHQAEQSTVKVNKAETGAGPRKAGFGFAKAKQVA, encoded by the coding sequence ATGAGTACTATCAATGTGGTAAAGCGAGATGGCACCCGCGAACCATTTGACGCCAATAAAATCAACTTGGCGTTAGTTGCAGCAAGTGAAGGACTACCTGATCAAATCAGTAAGGTTGTTCAAGTCGCGACCGAATTACAGTTAACATTATTTGATGGTATTACATCAGAACAACTTGACGAAGCTGTCATTCACACGGCGCTTCAAAACGTCAAAGACGATCCTGACTTTGACAAGATCGCGGCACGGCTTTTGCTTAAGAACGTCTACAAGAATATCTTGGGCGACTACGAAACGGACGTTGAGCTCAAAAAGCTGCACGAGCAAAAGTTTCCTGAATATATCAAGCAAGGTATCACCGACGGCCTACTCGATACGCGAATGAGCACGAAAATCTTTGATATTAAGAAACTAGCGAAAGCGCTCGACCCAAGCCGTGACCACCTAAGTAAATACCTGGGTGTCGTTACTAACAAAAACCGTTACGCGCTTCGTAAACAAAGTGGGGCACCGATTGAAGTTCCACAGTTTACGCACATGCGTATTGCTATGGGTCTAAGTTTTAACGAAGAAGATCCAACGGCCGCTGCAATTGATTTTTACAAGCACATGAGTAACCTGAACTACGTTCCTGGTGGTTCAACCCGCGTGAACGCAGGCGGTTCGTTCCCGCAGCTTTCGAACTGTTTCCTTATTGAAGTCCAGGACGACATGGAAGCAATCGCCAAGGGTATTCGCGATGTCATGTGGATCGCCAAAGGCACCGGCGGTATTGGGATCAGCCTAAATAAGCTTCGTGCAGCAGGTAGTCCGGTTAAAACGACGAACACTGAATCAACCGGCCCGATTCCTTTCATGAAGATGATCGACACCGCGCTATTTGCCGTTAGCCGTAAGGGTAAAAAAGCTGGCGCAGCCGCGCTTTACATGGAAAACTGGCATCTGAACTTCCCACAGTTTTTGGACTTGAAACAAAACTCGGGTGACCCGTACCTTCGTACGCGACTCGCAAATACCGCCGTATTTATTAGTGACGAGTTCATGAAGCGCGTATCAAAGGACCAAGACTGGTATTTGTTTGATCCAGCTGAAGTATCTGACCTGCCAGAACTTTACGGCGAAGAATTTTCCGCTAAGTATAAAGAATACGTTAAACTGGCTGAAGCTGGAAAAATGCGTGAGTTTACTAAGCTAAAAGCCCGTGAACAATTCCGCCAGATCCTGATTACGTTGCAGGCAACTAGCCACCCATGGCTAACGTGGAAAGATACGATCAACGTTCGTGCGCTCAACAATAACACCAGTACGATCCACCTTTCAAACCTTTGTACTGAGATTACGTTGCCCCAGGACAAAGACAATACGGCAGTCTGCAACCTCGTTAGTATTAACTTGTCAGCGCACCTTAATGAAGACAAGACATGGGACTGGGACCGCCTAGCCGCAAGTACCCGCAGCGCAATTCGCCAGCTTGATAACCTGTGCGATATCACTAATACGCCAATTCCAGAAGCAATGCACTCTAACCAGCAAAACCGTGCGCTTGGCCTTGGCATGATGGGCTTTACCGACGTTATCGAAAAGCTAAGTTACAGCTATGAATCCGAAGAGGCCTATGACCTAATGGACCAGTTGACTGAGTTCATTAGCTACCAGGCAATCGATGAATCAGCAGATATGTCAAAGACCCGCGGCAGCTACCCAACGTTCAAGGGAAGCGGCTGGAGCAAGGGTATTTTGCCATTCGATACGCTTGACCAGTTAGCTGCTGACCGTAAAGTAAAGGTTGAGATTAACCGTAAGACTCGCCTTGACTGGGAAAAGCTTCGCGCTAAAGTCAAAAAAGGTATGCGTAACGCAACTCTTATGGCAATCGCTCCAACGGCTAACATCGCGCACGTTGCCGGTACGACTCCGGGTATCGACCCGCAGTTCGCGCAGATTTTCAGCCGCGCAACGTTAAACGGCAAATTCCTTGAAGTGAACGGCAACTTAGTGAATGACCTAAAAGCGATTGGCCTTTGGGACACGGTCAAAGAAGACGTACTTCGTCTGCAAGGTGATGTCCAGCAGATCGACGTTATTCCGCAGCACATCAAAGACGTATACAAAACAAGTTTCCAGCTGAGTCCGTATGCCTTTATCGAAGTCGCAGCCCGCGCACAAAAGTGGGTTGACCAAGCGATTTCACGAAACATGTATCTTGAAACCCGTGATATTGACGAGTACGTGGATATCTACAGTACGGCATGGAAGAAGGGGCTCAAGACAACGTATTACCTACACGTCAAACCGCGGCATCAGGCCGAGCAAAGTACGGTCAAGGTAAACAAAGCCGAAACCGGCGCCGGACCACGAAAAGCAGGATTCGGATTCGCTAAAGCAAAACAAGTAGCATAG
- a CDS encoding fused MFS/spermidine synthase, whose translation MRRLIGNFGRLELVAFMSGFSLMAFELVGARMLAPTIGSSTYVWTSVIGVIIAALSIGYFVGGKLADLRGYTGDVALLCLAIAFAVGYALILFDGAMREVVLLTDDARLQGVLASLLLFAPTSLLLGILSPYLVKLKVTSLAVAGQSVAGLSAFNSVGGIAGTFVTGFIIFSYIGSREALFAIVLLMLIASWIIEPRIRWKLRAGFSLTVVVIVLLPLIQKQDYIRIDTPSANYEVKTGQLDSGITSSIRYLTTGPNSAQSGVYTQQPDQLAFWYTQEIARITGMTSSKKNILILGGGAFTMPEYLARKYPGSMIDVVEIDPSLVSIAEKYFDYTPLNNIHVIDADARAYVNTAIKQYDVVIIDVYSDSSVPFSLLTQEYGASLNAIISADSTVIINTIAAKSGPCQDILKAVDGTYRSFAPYASISQKGITPSQAASNLILAYTKHPRRFEGMEAFDSQRGFMYTDNFMPVERLQQSCAAVS comes from the coding sequence ATGAGGCGGCTTATAGGAAATTTCGGCAGGCTAGAACTAGTTGCGTTTATGAGCGGCTTTTCATTGATGGCCTTTGAACTGGTGGGCGCACGTATGCTTGCGCCAACGATAGGGAGCTCAACGTATGTCTGGACAAGCGTTATCGGCGTTATTATCGCCGCGCTGAGTATCGGATATTTCGTAGGCGGAAAGCTAGCGGACCTTCGGGGCTATACGGGGGACGTTGCTCTTCTTTGTCTTGCGATAGCTTTTGCGGTCGGATACGCGCTTATTTTATTTGACGGCGCTATGCGGGAGGTCGTTCTGCTGACTGACGACGCAAGGCTACAGGGAGTCCTCGCATCATTACTACTCTTTGCGCCCACGAGCTTGCTTTTAGGCATACTTAGTCCGTATCTGGTCAAGCTAAAGGTGACTTCTTTGGCGGTTGCCGGGCAATCCGTTGCGGGACTTAGTGCGTTTAACTCAGTCGGCGGTATTGCCGGTACGTTTGTCACGGGATTTATCATATTCAGTTATATCGGATCGCGTGAGGCACTTTTCGCTATTGTCTTATTGATGCTGATAGCAAGTTGGATAATAGAACCGCGTATCCGATGGAAGCTGCGGGCTGGATTTAGCCTGACGGTAGTAGTTATCGTTTTATTGCCGCTTATTCAGAAACAAGACTATATACGAATTGACACGCCCAGTGCGAACTACGAGGTGAAAACGGGACAATTGGATAGTGGTATAACCTCCTCGATCAGGTATTTAACGACGGGACCGAATAGCGCGCAGTCGGGCGTATACACCCAACAGCCCGATCAGCTAGCGTTTTGGTATACGCAGGAGATCGCGCGTATTACCGGGATGACATCGTCTAAAAAGAACATTCTGATACTTGGTGGCGGGGCGTTCACGATGCCGGAATACTTGGCCCGAAAATACCCGGGTAGTATGATCGACGTCGTAGAAATTGATCCGTCGCTCGTTAGTATTGCAGAAAAATATTTTGACTACACGCCACTGAATAACATCCATGTTATAGATGCTGATGCGCGGGCGTATGTTAATACGGCCATAAAACAATACGATGTCGTAATTATCGATGTCTATAGTGATAGCAGCGTGCCGTTTTCTCTTTTGACGCAGGAATACGGGGCGAGCCTAAACGCTATCATATCGGCAGACAGTACCGTCATTATAAATACGATAGCCGCAAAGAGCGGTCCATGTCAGGATATCCTTAAGGCCGTGGACGGCACGTACCGTTCGTTCGCACCGTATGCGTCTATCTCGCAAAAGGGGATAACGCCCAGTCAGGCAGCTTCTAATTTAATTCTTGCATATACCAAACATCCTAGGCGTTTTGAAGGCATGGAAGCATTTGATTCACAACGAGGTTTTATGTATACGGATAACTTTATGCCCGTCGAACGTTTGCAGCAATCATGTGCCGCAGTGTCATGA
- a CDS encoding prepilin-type N-terminal cleavage/methylation domain-containing protein, whose protein sequence is MATKQKGFSAVEVIIVLVIIGIIAALGWLYFSNMQTSEEKDAQSSNQDTKQPDTLGKCKDGSIAAENGTFCSTDVGLSVQVPEAFKGKLAKIDNYTVYTQNTIAEEPKAFGKSDTAYEATIKGTDDEYNLIIAKEPLRNFRVKSYVPALFNKNTKQIHYDSQFSDGREADSVVLDGVKFYNYGGGDAGFTNTIYAAVINDKIIVVSLTSNQKIGDPATTHYVQDVDTLFTQFKERIKSLKVV, encoded by the coding sequence ATGGCAACAAAACAAAAAGGCTTTTCAGCAGTTGAGGTAATCATTGTTCTCGTTATTATAGGTATCATTGCCGCATTAGGATGGTTATATTTCTCAAACATGCAGACATCAGAAGAAAAAGACGCCCAATCATCAAACCAAGACACTAAACAGCCTGACACTCTAGGCAAATGCAAGGATGGTAGCATTGCTGCCGAAAATGGCACGTTCTGTAGTACTGACGTCGGCCTTAGTGTCCAAGTACCCGAGGCCTTCAAAGGCAAGTTAGCGAAAATCGATAATTATACCGTTTATACGCAAAATACAATCGCCGAAGAGCCAAAGGCTTTTGGCAAATCAGATACGGCTTACGAAGCCACGATCAAAGGTACAGATGATGAATATAATCTCATAATAGCCAAAGAGCCTCTTCGCAATTTTCGGGTAAAATCATACGTTCCTGCGCTTTTTAATAAAAATACTAAACAAATTCACTACGATAGCCAGTTCAGTGACGGAAGAGAAGCTGACTCGGTCGTACTGGATGGGGTAAAATTCTATAACTACGGTGGCGGCGATGCTGGATTTACGAATACGATATATGCGGCAGTCATTAACGATAAAATTATTGTAGTATCACTAACTTCAAACCAGAAAATAGGAGATCCGGCAACAACCCACTACGTTCAAGACGTTGATACTTTGTTCACACAGTTCAAAGAACGCATCAAATCCTTAAAGGTTGTATAA
- a CDS encoding alpha/beta hydrolase, with translation MPKKKSQQKQPFYKRKGFLWPVGSILALILIIAIAFRVSPWPGAMIIRAVFEDNATKVLEAMEKHVPSKPIATIANQQYRQGDKDALLDVYYPEGTTTKLPVVIWTHGGAWISGSKAQDVPYFKLLAAEGYTVIGLDYSRAPEKQYPTAVYQLNDAYKFIQANADSFYADTNKIIFAGDSAGSQLSSQMAGMITNPDYAREVGITPSLKPDQLKGVVLNCGIYNMLRLTTPEPTLPRIIGWGDDVSVWAYVGTKDFEHSDAIKEMSSINYVTKDFPATYITGGNADPLTDQQSKPMAEKLTSLGVEVDDLFYPANHTPALAHEYQFVLDNADGQNALQKTLEFIQAHTR, from the coding sequence GTGCCTAAGAAAAAATCTCAACAAAAGCAACCTTTTTATAAGCGCAAGGGCTTTTTATGGCCTGTCGGTAGTATTCTCGCACTAATTCTAATTATCGCAATCGCGTTTCGTGTCAGCCCTTGGCCGGGGGCAATGATTATTCGTGCAGTATTTGAAGATAATGCTACGAAGGTGCTTGAAGCGATGGAAAAGCACGTGCCAAGTAAGCCAATTGCTACTATTGCTAATCAGCAATATCGTCAAGGTGACAAGGATGCACTTCTGGATGTTTACTATCCGGAAGGTACAACTACAAAACTACCTGTCGTGATCTGGACACACGGTGGGGCATGGATTTCTGGCAGCAAGGCCCAGGATGTGCCGTACTTCAAACTTCTGGCCGCAGAGGGCTATACGGTCATCGGACTTGATTATTCTAGGGCTCCTGAAAAACAATATCCGACGGCAGTGTATCAACTGAACGATGCCTACAAGTTCATACAAGCCAATGCCGATAGTTTTTACGCTGATACGAACAAGATAATCTTCGCGGGTGATTCGGCCGGATCACAGCTTTCGAGCCAAATGGCGGGCATGATTACGAATCCTGACTATGCAAGGGAAGTTGGGATTACCCCGTCTCTTAAGCCTGACCAGCTTAAAGGCGTGGTGCTAAACTGCGGTATATATAATATGTTGCGCCTGACGACACCTGAACCAACGTTGCCACGAATTATTGGCTGGGGAGACGACGTATCAGTATGGGCGTATGTTGGCACTAAAGATTTTGAGCATTCTGATGCTATAAAAGAAATGTCCTCAATTAATTATGTGACCAAAGATTTTCCTGCTACGTATATAACCGGAGGCAATGCGGATCCACTGACGGACCAGCAGTCCAAACCTATGGCCGAAAAGCTTACATCGCTCGGCGTAGAGGTGGACGATCTCTTTTATCCTGCTAACCATACGCCTGCACTCGCGCATGAATACCAGTTCGTGCTTGATAACGCCGATGGTCAAAACGCTCTTCAGAAAACACTCGAATTTATACAGGCCCACACCCGGTAA
- a CDS encoding bifunctional phosphoglucose/phosphomannose isomerase, whose protein sequence is MLDDNNVLKQRDPEDALGVAASQPEQARFSVEVENPEQDGREITRVVVAGMGGSALAALLAKAWLKKELTVPFEVVRTYDLPEYVDYNTLVIASSYSGNTEETLACLDEARSKNAQVGIIAAGGKLIEAAEGQKIAHVKLPSHLQPRMAVIYNLRALVATLSHFGVVNYDRFAEIADTADWLAEETKAWLPTETTDKNYAKQLALMAVGKTPVFYGGAITASVAYKWKISWNENAKNVAFWNEYPENNHNEFIGWTSHPIEKPFAVFDLISNLEHPQILKRFEVSDRLLSGQRPKAVVVNMAGKTAIQQLLWGSILADFVSIYVAVLNGVDPTPVVMVEKLKAELA, encoded by the coding sequence ATGTTAGATGATAATAATGTACTTAAACAGCGTGATCCTGAGGATGCGTTAGGCGTTGCTGCTTCGCAGCCTGAACAGGCACGTTTTTCCGTTGAAGTAGAAAACCCTGAACAAGACGGGCGTGAGATTACACGGGTCGTCGTTGCCGGCATGGGCGGATCGGCGCTAGCGGCGCTTCTTGCGAAGGCATGGCTTAAGAAAGAGCTGACTGTTCCATTTGAAGTAGTACGAACCTATGACCTACCGGAATATGTTGACTACAACACGCTTGTTATCGCCAGCAGCTATTCGGGGAATACCGAAGAGACGCTTGCATGTTTAGATGAAGCAAGGTCAAAAAACGCCCAAGTTGGTATTATTGCGGCTGGCGGAAAATTAATCGAAGCTGCCGAAGGACAAAAGATCGCGCACGTGAAGCTTCCAAGCCACTTGCAACCCCGAATGGCTGTCATCTATAATCTCCGTGCACTTGTGGCTACATTGTCACACTTTGGCGTCGTGAACTACGACCGGTTTGCAGAAATTGCGGATACTGCAGACTGGCTAGCTGAGGAAACAAAAGCATGGTTGCCAACGGAAACGACTGATAAAAATTATGCCAAGCAACTTGCGCTTATGGCTGTCGGTAAAACCCCTGTATTTTATGGAGGTGCCATCACGGCGTCCGTAGCCTACAAATGGAAAATTAGCTGGAACGAAAACGCGAAAAACGTGGCGTTTTGGAACGAATATCCTGAAAACAACCATAATGAATTTATCGGCTGGACATCTCATCCAATTGAAAAACCGTTTGCGGTGTTTGACTTAATCAGTAACCTGGAACATCCACAAATTTTAAAGAGGTTTGAAGTTAGCGACCGACTTTTAAGTGGCCAGCGTCCAAAAGCCGTTGTGGTGAATATGGCAGGTAAAACTGCTATTCAGCAATTGCTATGGGGAAGCATCTTGGCTGATTTTGTCAGTATCTATGTTGCGGTATTAAATGGTGTTGATCCAACACCGGTTGTGATGGTAGAGAAATTGAAAGCAGAACTTGCTTAA
- a CDS encoding ABC transporter ATP-binding protein, with protein MADSLFQPPVIELRGLVKRYGVGDAEHHALSGVDLTIEKGEFITIMGPSGCGKTTLLNVLGLLDHSNDGEYLLDGTSVQKFSSARHARIRSQQIGIIFQSFNLINRLNVIENVALPLAYKGIRHTKRLKMASDILNTFHLAEREYYMPWQLSGGQMQRVAIARALVNSPSIILADEPTGNLDSRSSHVIMEELSDLHKRGNTIIMVTHNPDLTTYASRVIHMLDGKIDSDTKTPVIAEPEAAKIPLSTRRATKVIFKKPAKKRKKKVAKK; from the coding sequence ATGGCCGACTCTTTATTTCAACCACCAGTTATCGAACTTCGCGGCCTCGTAAAACGCTACGGGGTTGGAGATGCTGAACATCATGCGTTAAGCGGCGTTGATCTGACGATTGAAAAAGGTGAGTTTATTACTATCATGGGTCCAAGCGGGTGCGGCAAGACAACACTGCTTAATGTCCTGGGGCTTCTAGACCATTCGAACGATGGTGAGTATCTGCTAGACGGAACTTCCGTGCAGAAGTTCAGTAGTGCCAGGCATGCCCGGATTCGTAGCCAGCAAATTGGTATTATTTTTCAAAGTTTTAACCTGATTAACCGTCTGAACGTCATCGAAAATGTCGCCCTTCCCCTTGCCTACAAAGGTATCCGACACACAAAACGCCTGAAAATGGCCAGTGATATTCTAAATACCTTTCACCTTGCCGAACGCGAATATTACATGCCCTGGCAGCTATCTGGCGGCCAAATGCAACGCGTCGCAATTGCCCGGGCACTCGTGAACAGCCCGTCGATTATCCTCGCAGACGAACCCACTGGTAATTTAGATAGCAGGTCAAGCCACGTTATTATGGAGGAACTGTCCGACCTTCATAAACGCGGCAATACTATTATTATGGTCACGCACAACCCTGACCTTACAACCTACGCAAGCCGGGTGATTCATATGTTGGACGGCAAGATCGATAGTGACACCAAAACACCCGTTATTGCCGAGCCTGAAGCGGCAAAAATTCCACTCAGTACGCGCCGGGCAACCAAGGTGATATTTAAAAAACCTGCCAAAAAGCGAAAAAAGAAAGTTGCTAAAAAATAA
- a CDS encoding HDIG domain-containing protein, whose translation MNFDLSALSVERIRSGALKDTLPELYDLEQIVENNLWHLEQNVFDHSIAALQALDEYTSKRFELRDENYALLRAAVLLHDIGKLKAFYVNTSGQTSAPSHAQMGRWLTTPILRRLGFTNDETAYVSNLIGDHILVCDLLELTVKTGRQEYIEILKAQRPHMWRELLLIAYADIQGCKGSAEVKKEIYARTSLINNNLE comes from the coding sequence ATGAATTTTGATCTTTCAGCTCTAAGCGTCGAACGTATTAGGAGTGGTGCGTTAAAAGATACTTTGCCAGAGCTGTACGATCTTGAACAGATTGTTGAGAATAACCTATGGCATCTTGAGCAAAATGTTTTTGATCACAGCATAGCGGCGCTCCAAGCTTTGGATGAATATACGTCAAAAAGATTCGAACTCCGTGACGAGAATTACGCATTACTAAGGGCGGCCGTTCTGCTACATGACATAGGAAAACTAAAAGCTTTCTATGTAAATACGAGCGGCCAAACAAGTGCACCAAGCCATGCTCAGATGGGACGCTGGCTGACTACCCCTATTTTGCGGCGCTTAGGATTTACGAATGACGAAACAGCTTACGTGTCAAACCTGATAGGTGACCATATTCTCGTGTGTGACCTTCTTGAACTTACGGTAAAGACGGGGAGACAAGAATATATTGAAATCCTCAAGGCGCAGCGTCCACATATGTGGCGAGAGCTTTTACTTATCGCGTATGCAGATATTCAGGGATGTAAAGGTAGCGCTGAGGTTAAGAAAGAAATCTATGCGCGCACTAGTCTCATCAATAATAATCTTGAGTAG
- a CDS encoding ribonucleotide-diphosphate reductase subunit beta, protein MSGILGTGIQDGLLLKPIHYQWAMDLYDQAVSNTWFPNEIQLSQDLADWKKMSDEERHALTFLMSYFNPNELLVNKALAFGVYPYVNAAECHLYLAKQMWEEANHCMSFEYVLETFPIDRGTAYSAHVDTPSMARKEEFETKFIKRMTEQTLDITTTEGKKDFVRNLVAYNIILEGIWFYSGFMVALSFRQRNLLRNFGSLIDWVVRDESLHLKFGINLILTVLEENEDLQTEEFANEIKQMILDGVEMEEAYNKDLLPNGILGLNSDYINQYVKYLADRRLEELGFDAHYKVSNPAKWMATANDTLELVNFFESTNTSYEVNSGGGSKKPQGQSPSADRDENDPDTSILK, encoded by the coding sequence ATGTCAGGAATTTTAGGAACAGGTATTCAGGACGGACTGCTCCTCAAGCCGATTCATTACCAATGGGCGATGGATCTTTATGACCAAGCCGTATCAAACACATGGTTTCCAAACGAAATCCAGTTAAGCCAGGACCTCGCCGACTGGAAAAAGATGAGCGACGAAGAACGCCACGCGTTGACGTTTTTGATGAGCTACTTTAACCCGAACGAGCTACTCGTGAATAAAGCACTCGCATTTGGCGTGTACCCATACGTCAACGCGGCCGAGTGTCACTTGTACCTAGCCAAGCAGATGTGGGAAGAAGCTAACCACTGTATGAGTTTTGAGTACGTGCTTGAAACCTTCCCGATTGACCGGGGCACTGCTTATTCAGCACATGTTGATACGCCATCGATGGCGCGAAAAGAAGAGTTCGAAACCAAGTTTATTAAGCGCATGACCGAACAGACGCTTGATATTACGACGACCGAAGGCAAAAAAGATTTTGTCCGTAACCTCGTTGCCTATAACATCATCCTTGAGGGAATCTGGTTCTATAGCGGATTCATGGTGGCACTCTCATTCCGCCAGCGAAACCTGCTGCGCAACTTCGGTTCACTCATTGACTGGGTTGTCCGAGATGAAAGCCTGCACCTTAAGTTTGGCATAAACCTCATCCTTACGGTACTTGAAGAAAACGAAGATCTTCAAACTGAAGAATTTGCTAATGAAATCAAGCAAATGATCCTTGATGGCGTTGAAATGGAAGAAGCCTACAACAAAGACCTTTTGCCAAACGGTATCCTGGGCCTCAACAGCGATTACATAAACCAGTATGTGAAATACCTAGCTGACCGCCGTCTTGAAGAACTTGGTTTTGACGCGCACTACAAAGTGAGTAACCCGGCAAAATGGATGGCAACGGCTAACGACACGCTTGAACTCGTAAACTTCTTTGAAAGTACCAACACCAGTTACGAAGTAAACTCTGGCGGCGGATCAAAGAAGCCTCAGGGCCAAAGTCCAAGTGCTGACCGCGACGAGAACGATCCAGATACAAGTATTCTTAAATAA